In Phreatobacter stygius, a genomic segment contains:
- a CDS encoding carbohydrate ABC transporter permease, whose protein sequence is MHRYPRWPIHLALMLACFVMLVPFYWVLKTSVSGENIFSYPPNIIPRDPHPFFYVDVWYAIPFARYFLNSVVVSVITIAANVIFNAMAGYSLSRGFAGKGVVLMLFLSCMMVPFQATIIPAYLITGKLGLLDSYLGLALPQFSTIICIFVFKASFDAVPRSLIDAAKIDGLSEWRIIWKVMMPLAKSAMATNVILSFIWSWNNFLWPLIMTRSADMQTLPLGLARFLSYQEDTTGALYAFCIMVLAPGIILFLLAQKEFIQGLTSGATKG, encoded by the coding sequence ATGCACCGCTATCCGCGCTGGCCCATCCATCTCGCCCTGATGCTCGCCTGCTTCGTCATGCTGGTGCCGTTCTACTGGGTGCTGAAGACCTCGGTGTCGGGCGAAAACATCTTCTCCTATCCGCCCAACATCATTCCGCGCGATCCGCACCCGTTCTTTTATGTCGATGTCTGGTACGCCATTCCCTTCGCCCGCTATTTCCTGAACAGCGTGGTGGTTTCGGTCATCACCATTGCCGCCAATGTCATCTTCAACGCCATGGCCGGCTATTCGCTGTCGCGCGGTTTTGCCGGCAAGGGCGTGGTGCTCATGCTGTTCCTGTCCTGCATGATGGTGCCGTTCCAGGCGACCATCATCCCGGCCTATCTGATCACCGGCAAACTTGGCCTGCTCGACAGCTATCTCGGCCTGGCATTGCCGCAATTCTCCACCATCATCTGCATCTTCGTGTTCAAGGCGAGCTTCGACGCCGTGCCGCGCTCGCTGATCGACGCGGCCAAGATCGACGGCCTGTCGGAATGGCGGATCATCTGGAAGGTCATGATGCCACTGGCCAAATCGGCCATGGCGACCAATGTCATCCTGTCCTTCATCTGGTCCTGGAACAATTTCCTCTGGCCGCTGATCATGACCCGTTCGGCCGATATGCAGACCTTGCCGCTCGGGCTCGCCCGCTTCCTGTCCTACCAGGAGGACACGACCGGCGCGCTCTACGCCTTCTGCATCATGGTGCTGGCTCCCGGCATCATCCTGTTCCTGCTGGCGCAGAAGGAATTCATTCAGGGCCTGACGTCAGGCGCGACCAAGGGGTGA
- a CDS encoding mandelate racemase/muconate lactonizing enzyme family protein: protein MTSLITSEPASPGADISIVTVEALALRAAIAVPVKTSFGVMTDRPAVFLRVRDQAGAEGFGEVWCNFPSVGAEHRARLALSVIGPALVALGPLAAGQVFDRLMSRLHILAIQSGEWGPIRQVAAGLDMACHDLAARKAGLPLWRHLGGLSGRIRAYASGIGPEHPADVIARERSHGHTAFKLKVGFGEMTDRRSLEAARRTLGDAATLMIDANQGWTAPEAARLGADLARAYGLAWIEEPIAADRPSAEWLEVAGRIGTALAAGENMNAMAEFDAAIGSGCFGVLQPDAAKWGGVSGCLAVAKRALAAGISYCPHYLGGGIGLMASAHLLAAAGGPGLLEIDSNPNPWRDRLAGEALKVEAGLVTLSEAPGLGIDVDWDRLARGG, encoded by the coding sequence ATGACATCGTTGATCACATCTGAACCGGCAAGCCCTGGCGCCGACATCAGCATCGTCACGGTCGAGGCGCTGGCCTTGCGCGCGGCGATCGCCGTGCCGGTCAAGACCTCGTTCGGCGTCATGACCGATCGCCCCGCCGTCTTCTTGAGGGTGCGCGATCAGGCCGGCGCCGAAGGCTTCGGCGAGGTCTGGTGCAATTTTCCATCCGTCGGCGCCGAGCACCGGGCGCGCCTGGCGCTCTCGGTGATCGGCCCGGCCCTGGTCGCGCTCGGGCCGCTCGCCGCCGGCCAGGTCTTCGACCGCCTGATGAGCCGCCTCCATATCCTGGCGATCCAGTCGGGCGAATGGGGGCCCATCCGCCAGGTGGCCGCCGGCCTCGACATGGCCTGCCATGACCTCGCGGCGCGCAAGGCCGGCTTGCCGCTCTGGCGTCATCTCGGCGGGCTGAGCGGCCGCATCCGCGCCTATGCCAGCGGCATCGGGCCCGAGCATCCGGCGGATGTGATCGCGCGCGAGCGCAGCCACGGCCACACCGCCTTCAAGCTCAAGGTGGGCTTCGGCGAGATGACCGACCGGCGGTCGCTGGAGGCGGCGCGCCGGACGCTCGGCGACGCCGCGACCTTGATGATCGATGCCAATCAGGGCTGGACCGCGCCGGAAGCGGCGCGGCTCGGGGCGGACCTTGCGCGCGCCTATGGTCTCGCCTGGATCGAGGAGCCGATCGCCGCCGACCGGCCATCGGCCGAATGGCTGGAGGTCGCGGGCCGCATCGGCACGGCGCTGGCGGCGGGCGAGAACATGAATGCCATGGCCGAGTTCGACGCCGCCATCGGCTCCGGCTGTTTCGGGGTCCTGCAGCCGGACGCGGCGAAATGGGGCGGGGTTTCCGGTTGCCTTGCCGTGGCGAAGCGGGCGCTGGCCGCCGGCATCAGCTATTGCCCGCATTATCTTGGTGGCGGCATCGGCCTGATGGCCTCGGCGCATCTGCTGGCCGCGGCCGGCGGGCCGGGCCTGCTCGAGATCGACAGCAATCCCAATCCCTGGCGCGACCGGCTGGCGGGAGAGGCGCTGAAGGTGGAAGCGGGGTTGGTGACGCTGTCCGAGGCCCCGGGGCTTGGCATCGATGTCGATTGGGATCGGCTGGCAAGGGGCGGGTGA
- a CDS encoding ABC transporter permease, with amino-acid sequence MKPPSMPVRLAAWLAYAFMLTPLAVIVLFSFSERSFFQFPPQGFSLKWYGRAWDSGLFLWPALRSLVVGACATALAAALAIGAGLAIRELKANRVAQALEFVFLSPLIVPHLILGIALLHYYNPPGLIDTFAGLLAAHVVMILPFLFRTVLVSIHDLNPQLEEASELLGASPFTTFRRVILPALTPGIVAGAILAFIVSFDQFTVSLLITQREQITLPVAIYKYLYDVNDPVAAAVSTVLVVAGFSITLLVQRLGWLKSVPGG; translated from the coding sequence ATGAAGCCCCCGTCGATGCCGGTGCGTCTCGCGGCCTGGCTCGCTTACGCCTTCATGCTCACCCCGCTCGCGGTGATCGTGCTGTTCTCGTTCAGCGAACGCTCGTTCTTCCAGTTTCCGCCGCAAGGCTTCTCGCTGAAATGGTATGGCCGCGCCTGGGACAGCGGCTTGTTCCTATGGCCGGCGCTGCGCAGCCTGGTCGTCGGTGCCTGCGCCACCGCGCTGGCCGCGGCGCTGGCGATCGGCGCCGGCCTCGCCATCCGCGAGCTGAAGGCGAACCGCGTGGCGCAGGCCCTGGAGTTCGTTTTTCTGTCGCCGCTGATCGTGCCCCATCTCATCCTCGGCATCGCGCTGCTGCATTATTACAATCCACCGGGCCTGATCGACACCTTCGCCGGCCTGCTCGCCGCCCATGTCGTGATGATCCTCCCCTTCCTGTTCCGCACGGTGCTGGTCAGCATCCACGACCTCAATCCGCAACTGGAAGAAGCCTCCGAACTGCTCGGAGCATCACCCTTCACCACATTCCGGCGGGTGATCCTGCCGGCGCTGACGCCGGGCATCGTGGCGGGAGCGATCCTGGCCTTCATCGTCTCGTTCGACCAGTTCACCGTCTCGCTGCTGATCACCCAGCGCGAGCAGATCACGCTGCCGGTGGCAATCTACAAATACCTCTACGACGTGAACGATCCGGTGGCCGCCGCGGTGTCGACGGTGCTGGTCGTCGCCGGGTTCTCCATCACGCTCCTCGTCCAGCGCCTTGGCTGGCTGAAAAGCGTTCCGGGCGGTTGA
- a CDS encoding ABC transporter permease — protein sequence MTAAVLASGPPAKQRRRRGLRIAGLAGPALLVILLLLAVPLVQMVDASFRRQDFGILLPGFTLDNYRQILASAQYAELFYKTGFAAALVTLLCALLGFPVALMIASAPARRKPILYFLVAAPLLVNTVVRSYGWLLMLGNRGVINASLMSLGVIDEPLPLSGNTLGMVIGATQVFLPFMILSLAASLEGIDQRLLESAEILGAGRARAFRDITLPLAMPGLIAGSVLVFSLMLGAIVTPLMLGGTAIRFLSVAIYTDALVLFDLPRATALSVVLLVVVIAIYALQRRFVRSYKDDAR from the coding sequence ATGACCGCCGCTGTCCTTGCATCGGGCCCGCCGGCCAAACAGCGGCGCAGACGCGGGTTGCGCATTGCCGGCCTCGCCGGGCCAGCCTTGCTGGTCATCCTGCTCTTGCTGGCCGTGCCGCTGGTGCAGATGGTCGACGCCAGCTTCCGCCGCCAGGATTTCGGCATTCTCCTGCCCGGTTTCACCCTCGACAACTACCGGCAGATCCTGGCCTCGGCGCAATATGCCGAGCTGTTCTACAAGACCGGCTTCGCCGCCGCGCTCGTCACCCTGCTCTGCGCGCTGCTCGGCTTTCCAGTGGCGCTGATGATCGCCAGCGCGCCGGCGCGCCGCAAGCCGATCCTCTATTTCCTGGTCGCCGCCCCGCTCCTGGTCAACACCGTGGTGCGCAGTTATGGCTGGCTTCTGATGCTGGGCAATCGCGGCGTCATCAATGCGTCGCTGATGTCGCTCGGCGTCATCGACGAACCGCTGCCGCTCTCCGGCAATACGCTCGGCATGGTGATCGGCGCGACGCAGGTGTTCCTGCCCTTCATGATCCTGTCGCTCGCCGCCTCGCTCGAAGGCATCGACCAGCGCCTGCTGGAATCGGCGGAAATTCTCGGCGCGGGGCGAGCCAGGGCCTTCCGCGACATCACGCTGCCGCTGGCGATGCCGGGCTTGATCGCCGGGTCGGTGCTGGTGTTCAGCCTGATGCTCGGCGCCATCGTCACACCCCTGATGCTGGGCGGAACGGCGATCCGCTTCCTGTCGGTCGCGATCTATACCGATGCGCTGGTGCTGTTCGACCTGCCGCGCGCGACGGCCCTCAGCGTCGTTCTCCTGGTCGTGGTCATCGCGATCTATGCGCTTCAGCGCCGTTTCGTGCGCAGCTACAAGGACGACGCCCGATGA
- a CDS encoding ABC transporter ATP-binding protein, with protein sequence MSSEISLATQEGRLIEAQKSHGEASPAAVKVSARALAKSFGAYQALRNVDLEIRSGEFLTLLGPSGCGKTTLMRIIAGLETSDSGTIAIDGRDVTHAPPRHRGLGMVFQNYSLFPHMTVADNIGYGLAVKGRPKAAVAARVAAMLDLIRLPQVADRKPAALSGGQQQRVALARALATEPSLLMLDEPLGALDLKLRRQLQGELKRIHRETGMTFLFVTHDQEEALFLSDRIAVMRDGRIEQLDVPDAIYHRPVNDYVADFIGDVTLLPCSVDATDRSRAHAEGWPGAAAITLAEPARHETFRLVVRPEQVRLAPRSGIGLPAAIEEVINEGSTTLVLLRSADGHGLKARLMGRPSFDLSRRADVDAIVEGAGIGLPAASS encoded by the coding sequence GTGTCCAGTGAAATTTCTTTAGCAACACAGGAGGGCCGCTTGATCGAGGCGCAGAAGTCCCACGGGGAGGCATCGCCGGCGGCCGTCAAGGTCTCGGCGCGGGCACTCGCCAAGAGTTTCGGCGCCTATCAAGCGCTCAGAAATGTCGACCTGGAGATCCGCTCGGGCGAGTTTCTGACACTGCTCGGCCCGTCCGGCTGCGGCAAGACCACCTTGATGCGGATCATCGCGGGCCTGGAGACGAGCGACAGCGGCACGATCGCGATCGATGGCCGCGACGTGACACACGCGCCGCCGCGCCATCGCGGGCTCGGCATGGTGTTCCAGAACTACTCGCTGTTCCCCCATATGACGGTGGCCGACAACATCGGCTACGGGCTTGCGGTGAAGGGCCGGCCGAAAGCAGCGGTTGCAGCCCGCGTCGCCGCCATGCTCGACCTGATCCGGCTGCCCCAGGTCGCCGACCGGAAGCCGGCGGCGCTATCGGGCGGCCAGCAGCAGCGCGTCGCGCTTGCCCGCGCGCTCGCCACCGAACCGTCGCTGCTGATGCTCGACGAGCCGCTCGGCGCGCTCGACCTGAAGCTTCGCCGCCAGTTGCAGGGCGAGCTGAAACGCATCCACCGCGAAACCGGAATGACGTTCCTGTTCGTCACCCACGACCAGGAGGAGGCGCTGTTCCTGTCCGATCGGATCGCGGTCATGCGCGATGGCCGGATCGAGCAGCTCGACGTGCCGGACGCCATCTATCACCGGCCCGTCAACGACTATGTCGCCGACTTCATCGGCGACGTGACCTTGCTGCCCTGCTCGGTCGACGCCACCGATCGCAGCCGTGCTCATGCCGAGGGCTGGCCGGGCGCGGCGGCCATCACGCTTGCCGAACCGGCGCGGCACGAGACCTTCCGGCTCGTGGTGCGCCCGGAACAGGTGCGCCTGGCGCCGCGCAGCGGGATCGGCCTGCCGGCCGCGATCGAAGAGGTGATCAATGAGGGCAGCACGACCCTGGTCCTGCTGCGCAGCGCGGATGGACACGGCCTGAAGGCCAGGCTGATGGGCCGGCCATCGTTCGATCTCAGCCGCCGCGCCGATGTCGACGCCATCGTCGAAGGGGCGGGCATCGGCCTGCCGGCCGCGTCCTCATGA
- a CDS encoding IclR family transcriptional regulator: MPTAALTSRTADKARPEAIAASPVRAIERTMKILRALGSSPGYVTLTELSQSIDLHKSTVLRFLRTLEQGGFVASGPGGKGWRPGPVFLDIKSRAIAEQDLAEIARPLMEEAVKLTNETVQMAILPDNSIVYIAKVEPLDAPLRINTQIGTRRPIHCTALGKVLAAWRDPTAVDAIIAEAGLTRYTASTITTAEALHKALAKVRREGHAFDLGEFNQLVTCVAAPIRGADGQVVAGLSISSFGQSAKSARFAELTRQARATAERISERIGWTPGATR; the protein is encoded by the coding sequence ATGCCGACGGCTGCGCTCACGTCCAGGACCGCCGACAAGGCCAGGCCCGAAGCCATCGCGGCCTCGCCGGTGCGCGCCATCGAGCGCACCATGAAGATCCTGCGGGCGCTCGGCTCGAGCCCCGGTTACGTGACGTTGACCGAACTCAGCCAGAGCATCGACCTGCACAAGTCGACCGTGCTGCGTTTCCTCAGGACGCTGGAACAGGGCGGCTTCGTCGCGAGCGGCCCCGGCGGCAAAGGCTGGCGGCCGGGACCGGTCTTTCTCGATATCAAGTCGCGCGCCATCGCCGAGCAGGATCTCGCCGAGATCGCGCGCCCCCTGATGGAAGAAGCGGTCAAGCTGACCAACGAGACGGTGCAGATGGCCATCCTGCCGGACAACAGCATCGTCTATATCGCCAAGGTCGAGCCGCTCGACGCGCCCCTGCGCATCAACACCCAGATCGGCACCAGACGGCCGATCCATTGCACCGCGCTCGGCAAGGTCCTGGCGGCCTGGCGCGACCCGACAGCGGTCGACGCCATCATCGCGGAGGCCGGGCTGACACGTTATACCGCAAGCACCATCACCACGGCCGAAGCGCTGCACAAGGCGCTGGCCAAGGTGCGCCGCGAGGGCCATGCTTTCGACCTCGGCGAGTTCAACCAGCTGGTCACCTGCGTGGCGGCGCCGATCCGTGGCGCCGACGGCCAGGTGGTGGCGGGACTGAGCATTTCGAGCTTCGGCCAATCGGCCAAATCGGCGCGCTTCGCCGAGCTGACGCGCCAGGCTCGCGCCACTGCCGAGCGGATTTCCGAACGCATCGGCTGGACGCCGGGCGCAACCCGTTGA
- a CDS encoding carbohydrate ABC transporter permease yields MTIALAEPAGIRRGSFMAKKKTRQAVLIWCFLAPSLLIFLLYRILPLGWNLVLSFQAWSPLKPAVWVGLENYEEILTDEVFWQALWNTLYVIGSAPIGIAMALGLALLVNSDIRGRNVYRTLIFLSYPLMTVAVAIIWRWMFDERVGLINYAARALNLTDTPIQFLNSFTWALPSVIAANIWQMLGFYMIILLTGLQNIPGNLYEAAEIDGANAFRRFLRITAPLLKPSIFLCFVIGMLNSVTSFDLIYVMTGGGPGRATEILVTYIYKLGFVQTRFDYAAAVTIVFFVLLIVIAWAANRLSGGNAGAVDQD; encoded by the coding sequence ATGACGATCGCGCTTGCCGAGCCGGCCGGGATACGCCGCGGTTCCTTCATGGCGAAGAAGAAGACGCGCCAGGCGGTGCTGATCTGGTGCTTCCTGGCGCCCTCGCTGCTGATCTTCCTGCTCTACCGCATCCTGCCGCTCGGCTGGAACCTGGTGCTGTCGTTCCAGGCCTGGTCGCCGCTGAAACCCGCCGTCTGGGTCGGGCTGGAGAATTACGAAGAGATCCTCACCGACGAGGTGTTCTGGCAGGCGCTGTGGAACACCCTTTACGTCATCGGCTCGGCGCCGATCGGCATCGCCATGGCGCTCGGCCTGGCGCTGCTGGTCAATTCCGACATTCGTGGCCGCAATGTCTATCGGACCCTGATTTTCCTGTCCTATCCCTTGATGACGGTGGCGGTCGCCATCATCTGGCGCTGGATGTTCGACGAGCGGGTCGGCCTGATCAATTACGCCGCGCGCGCCCTCAATCTCACCGACACGCCGATCCAGTTCCTCAATTCCTTCACCTGGGCGCTGCCCTCGGTGATCGCCGCCAATATCTGGCAGATGCTCGGCTTCTATATGATCATCCTGCTGACCGGCCTGCAGAACATTCCGGGCAATCTCTACGAGGCGGCCGAGATCGACGGCGCCAATGCTTTTCGCCGCTTCCTGCGCATCACCGCGCCGCTGCTGAAACCCTCGATCTTCCTTTGCTTCGTCATCGGCATGCTGAACTCGGTGACCAGCTTCGACCTGATCTATGTGATGACCGGCGGCGGCCCGGGGCGCGCCACCGAGATCCTGGTCACCTATATCTACAAGCTCGGTTTCGTGCAGACCCGTTTCGACTATGCCGCCGCCGTCACCATCGTCTTCTTCGTGCTGCTGATCGTCATTGCCTGGGCCGCCAACCGGCTCTCCGGCGGCAATGCCGGCGCGGTCGATCAGGATTAG
- a CDS encoding Bug family tripartite tricarboxylate transporter substrate binding protein yields MDQIFPKGLTRRACLALPLVGLAPRGGQAADYPARPVTLIVPYAAGGTADILARIVAEAFSTALGQSFIVENKAGASGTIGSNAVAKATDDGYTLLFSAGGPLTIGPNLSKGTPYRTATDFTPIGLLSQVPSFLVVNPNNPAKSVAELVAAGKTQSRKLHFASPGVGTSVHLLAELFRLEAGFEAVHVPYRGGAPAVNDLLGGHIDFLFENVPQLMAQVTAKSLRALAVTAPARIASAPDVPTLDEAGVGNVGVGTWYGLLGPRGLAPAVTTPLARALQKAVTEPAVARRLADLGADIDVRSGDAFARFIAEDSARWKATIERARIEPAN; encoded by the coding sequence TTGGACCAGATTTTCCCGAAAGGCCTGACCCGGCGCGCCTGTCTTGCGCTGCCGCTGGTCGGGCTTGCGCCGCGCGGCGGCCAGGCCGCCGACTACCCGGCCCGTCCGGTGACCCTGATCGTGCCCTACGCCGCCGGTGGCACGGCCGATATTCTCGCGCGCATCGTCGCCGAAGCCTTCAGCACGGCGCTCGGGCAATCCTTCATCGTCGAGAACAAGGCCGGCGCAAGCGGCACCATTGGCAGCAATGCCGTCGCCAAGGCCACCGATGACGGCTACACGCTGCTGTTCAGCGCCGGCGGCCCGCTGACCATCGGCCCCAATCTCAGCAAGGGCACGCCCTATCGCACCGCCACCGACTTCACGCCCATCGGGCTGTTAAGCCAGGTGCCGAGCTTCCTGGTGGTCAACCCGAACAATCCCGCGAAATCGGTGGCCGAACTCGTGGCGGCCGGCAAGACGCAGTCGAGAAAACTGCATTTCGCGTCACCCGGTGTCGGCACATCGGTTCATCTCTTGGCCGAGCTGTTCCGCCTCGAGGCCGGGTTCGAGGCCGTCCATGTGCCTTATCGCGGCGGCGCGCCCGCGGTGAACGACCTGCTTGGCGGCCATATCGACTTCCTGTTCGAGAATGTCCCCCAATTGATGGCGCAGGTCACCGCAAAGAGCCTGCGCGCCCTGGCGGTCACCGCGCCCGCCCGCATCGCCTCGGCGCCCGACGTTCCGACCCTGGACGAAGCCGGTGTCGGCAATGTCGGCGTCGGCACCTGGTATGGCCTGCTCGGTCCACGCGGGCTCGCCCCCGCCGTCACCACGCCGCTGGCCCGCGCCCTGCAAAAGGCCGTCACCGAGCCCGCCGTCGCCAGGCGCCTCGCCGATCTCGGCGCGGATATCGATGTCCGCAGCGGGGATGCCTTTGCGCGCTTCATCGCCGAAGACAGCGCCCGCTGGAAGGCCACCATCGAACGCGCCAGGATCGAACCCGCGAATTAG
- a CDS encoding ABC transporter substrate-binding protein, with translation MDRRTIVKAGAVLAGSLGLPAYLRAQTSRKLSILTWNISDQEALFREEFTDFQKLNPGVEIEWLDKKGPELPAFYQTQLVAGTAPDIVDLQGAIWVEWAANGALLDLTPYLARDPEVAKLYNPDYLQGFAYNGKTFVIPFYVAKTLLYYNKIMFKEAGLSGPPTSFDEILSFSQAMAKGEKTGFLTLNFDWLYWPLFKMNGVELLKPDLKTPAVNTPETAAMLDKLAKATQSGAINKVAWTGRWVEPNGAFAAGNVGMLQAHSASYFFVKGQGPWVNGDTLGAVQAPGNWSTPTNHGLAVSKTSKHPELAFALVKHMTGNKWATEFSTRRRILTGNVAADAAGLAKVKAEDPLAHAVLETQLAHTDKMTGNWPLPNDAQVKDAFWPEIQNALLGRKDAKTALNDAERAVVRVMRRS, from the coding sequence ATGGACCGCAGGACAATCGTCAAGGCGGGCGCGGTGCTGGCCGGAAGCCTCGGCCTGCCGGCCTATCTGAGGGCCCAGACCAGCCGCAAGCTGAGCATCCTGACCTGGAACATCTCGGACCAGGAGGCGCTGTTCCGCGAGGAGTTCACCGATTTCCAGAAGCTCAATCCGGGCGTCGAGATCGAATGGCTGGACAAGAAGGGGCCGGAACTGCCGGCCTTTTATCAGACCCAGCTGGTGGCCGGCACCGCGCCTGATATCGTCGACCTGCAAGGCGCGATCTGGGTCGAATGGGCCGCCAATGGCGCGCTGCTCGATCTGACCCCTTACCTCGCCAGGGACCCGGAGGTCGCCAAGCTCTACAATCCGGATTACCTCCAGGGTTTTGCCTATAACGGCAAGACCTTCGTCATTCCCTTCTATGTCGCCAAGACGTTGCTCTACTACAACAAGATCATGTTCAAGGAGGCTGGCCTGTCGGGGCCGCCGACCTCTTTCGACGAGATTCTGAGCTTCTCGCAGGCCATGGCCAAGGGCGAAAAGACCGGTTTCCTGACGCTGAATTTCGACTGGCTCTATTGGCCGCTGTTCAAGATGAACGGTGTCGAGCTGTTGAAGCCGGACCTGAAGACCCCGGCCGTCAATACGCCGGAGACCGCGGCGATGCTCGACAAGCTGGCCAAGGCGACCCAGTCGGGCGCGATCAACAAGGTCGCCTGGACCGGCCGCTGGGTCGAGCCGAACGGCGCCTTCGCCGCCGGCAATGTCGGCATGCTGCAAGCCCATTCCGCCTCCTATTTTTTCGTCAAGGGGCAGGGCCCCTGGGTCAATGGCGACACGCTGGGCGCGGTCCAGGCGCCGGGCAATTGGTCGACGCCGACCAATCACGGCCTGGCCGTGTCGAAGACCTCGAAGCACCCGGAGCTTGCCTTCGCCCTGGTCAAACATATGACCGGCAACAAATGGGCGACCGAGTTTTCCACCCGCCGGCGCATCCTCACCGGCAATGTCGCGGCCGACGCCGCCGGCCTCGCCAAGGTCAAGGCCGAGGATCCGCTCGCCCATGCGGTGCTCGAGACCCAGCTCGCCCATACCGACAAGATGACCGGCAACTGGCCGCTGCCCAATGATGCCCAGGTGAAGGACGCCTTCTGGCCGGAGATCCAGAACGCGCTGCTCGGCCGCAAGGACGCCAAGACCGCGCTGAACGATGCCGAACGCGCGGTCGTCCGTGTCATGCGGCGGTCGTGA
- a CDS encoding carboxypeptidase-like regulatory domain-containing protein: protein MSDEDDITRPRWQRLLLNRFVLVPLTLALVAGGWNLYTLRHDDGIVTGQVVDDAGAPVADATVTLWTFNFTTFAETAKVMSRRDGRFSFVGNPSHNIQVSAEKPGTGRSARVPIRLYFRSQNVGLPEPLRLRQGG from the coding sequence ATGAGCGACGAGGACGACATCACCCGCCCGCGCTGGCAGCGGCTTCTGCTCAATCGCTTCGTGCTGGTGCCGTTGACCCTGGCGCTGGTCGCCGGCGGCTGGAACCTCTACACGCTCCGCCATGACGACGGCATCGTCACCGGCCAGGTGGTCGATGACGCCGGCGCGCCGGTGGCGGACGCGACGGTGACACTCTGGACTTTCAACTTCACCACTTTCGCCGAGACCGCCAAGGTGATGTCCCGGCGGGATGGCCGTTTCTCTTTTGTCGGCAATCCCTCGCACAATATCCAGGTGAGTGCCGAGAAGCCGGGCACCGGGCGCTCGGCCCGCGTGCCGATAAGGCTCTATTTCCGGTCGCAGAATGTCGGCCTGCCCGAGCCGCTCCGGCTGAGGCAGGGCGGGTGA
- a CDS encoding LacI family DNA-binding transcriptional regulator translates to MESGSPHIRERLNSARSRMADVARLAGVSTATVSRALRQPDLVSPAVRARVQEAVERLSYRRNLMAGALASARSMTIGVIIPSIVNSFFAATVEAMEQALKGTDYQLMLGNSDHSEANEERLVASFLAWSPAAMVLTGRRHTRNTIRALIEAEIPVIETWELTDHPIDTIIGFSQRAAGRIVIDHFKARGAKRLGFIGAMMDRDYRAVERHAGFVEAALAAGFPAPAEVTVAERASTVGGARAFADLIARHPDVDAVFATNDTLALGVLFEAQRQGLAIPRRLKLCGFGDLEFGAASEPRLTTVRPPRREIGQQTIEILLKRLAGGEAGDRVVDLGFDLVVRGST, encoded by the coding sequence ATGGAGAGCGGATCGCCTCATATACGCGAGCGGCTCAATTCGGCGCGCTCGCGCATGGCCGATGTCGCCCGGCTCGCCGGCGTGTCGACGGCCACCGTGTCGCGGGCCTTGCGCCAGCCGGACCTGGTCTCGCCGGCCGTCAGGGCGCGGGTCCAGGAGGCGGTGGAGCGGCTGTCCTACCGGCGCAACCTGATGGCCGGTGCGCTTGCCAGCGCCCGCAGCATGACCATCGGCGTGATCATTCCCTCGATCGTCAATTCGTTCTTTGCCGCGACCGTCGAGGCCATGGAACAGGCCTTGAAGGGCACCGACTATCAATTGATGCTGGGCAATAGCGACCATTCCGAAGCCAACGAGGAGCGGCTGGTCGCCTCCTTCCTGGCCTGGTCGCCGGCGGCCATGGTGCTGACCGGGCGGCGGCACACGCGCAACACGATCAGGGCGCTGATCGAGGCGGAGATCCCTGTCATCGAGACCTGGGAACTGACCGACCATCCGATCGATACGATCATCGGCTTTTCCCAGCGTGCGGCGGGCCGGATCGTCATCGACCATTTCAAGGCGCGCGGGGCAAAACGCCTGGGTTTCATCGGCGCCATGATGGACCGCGACTACCGGGCGGTGGAGCGGCACGCCGGCTTTGTCGAAGCCGCGCTGGCCGCCGGCTTCCCGGCCCCCGCCGAGGTCACCGTGGCGGAACGGGCCAGCACGGTTGGCGGTGCCAGGGCCTTTGCCGACCTCATCGCCCGGCATCCGGATGTCGATGCGGTGTTCGCCACCAATGACACATTGGCGCTTGGCGTGCTGTTCGAAGCGCAGCGGCAAGGCCTTGCCATTCCCCGGCGGTTGAAGCTCTGCGGCTTCGGCGATCTCGAATTCGGCGCGGCGAGCGAACCAAGGCTGACCACGGTCCGGCCACCCCGGCGCGAGATCGGCCAGCAGACGATCGAAATCCTGCTGAAGCGGCTGGCCGGCGGCGAAGCCGGCGACCGGGTCGTCGATCTCGGCTTCGACCTGGTGGTGCGCGGCAGTACGTGA